The following coding sequences are from one Culex pipiens pallens isolate TS unplaced genomic scaffold, TS_CPP_V2 Cpp_Un0009, whole genome shotgun sequence window:
- the LOC120426416 gene encoding kielin/chordin-like protein — MMEKVVIVAVLLCCSLVALCNAETEEPCPAPPKHYTELGCKPIKDEGHRCPNRYECPKLTDRDGQKCYFNGNIYEPGTGLSKTDQELVSCSPACRCNNKTSPASFTCASIDCPEFFGRKEDCIYQYEKGQCCSSGAPVCGEDKIEKLAECYFEGELYREGQKMYPTEESCYSCHCQKGFDNSTVVGNPHCQEVNCGIELRSSERLARGCIPVYFGNDRCCPISWRCPEDKDTVIVEGRRGTEEVTDPKMQCKFGKLTMAVGDSISSEDKCVSCKCTVPPMPHCIQSRDC; from the exons ATGATGGAGAAGGTCGTCATCGTTGCGGTTCTGCTGTGCTGCTCATTAGTTGCACTTTGCAACG CTGAAACGGAAGAGCCATGCCCGGCCCCACCAAAGCACTACACAGAGCTTGGATGCAAACCCATCAAAGACGAAGGACACCGTTGCCCAAATAG GTACGAGTGTCCGAAGCTAACGGATCGTGACGGCCAAAAGTGCTACTTCAATGGAAACATTTACGAGCCCGGAACCGGTCTGTCGAAAACCGACCAGGAGCTGGTCAGCTGTAGCCCGGCATGCCGTTGCAATAA CAAAACTTCGCCAGCATCCTTCACCTGTGCCTCGATCGACTGCCCGGAGTTCTTTGGCCGGAAGGAGGACTGCATCTACCAGTACGAAAAGGGCCAGTGCTGTTCCTCGGGAGCGCCAGTTTGCGGTGAGGACAAGATCGAGAAGTTGGCCGAGTGCTACTTTGAAGGTGAACTGTACCGGGAAGGTCAGAAGATGTATCCGACGGAGGAATCGTGCTACAGCTGCCACTGCCAGAAGGGCTTCGATAACAGCACGGTGGTGGGCAATCCGCACTGCCAGGAAGTCAACTGTGGAATCGAACTGCGCAGCTCGGAACGACTGGCCCGTGGATGCATTCCGGTGTACTTTGGGAACGACCGATGCTGTCCGATTTCGTGGAGATGTC CTGAAGATAAGGACACCGTCATCGTCGAAGGTCGTCGTGGAACCGAAGAAGTCACCGATCCCAAAATGCAGTGCAAGTTTGGAAAGTTGACCATGGCTGTGGGAGATTCGATTTCCTCGGAAGACAAGTGTGTCTCGTGCAAGTGCACTGTCCCGCCGATGCCGCATTGCATCCAGAGCAGGGATTGCTAG
- the LOC120426418 gene encoding kielin/chordin-like protein codes for MIKNVTGAILLCSLAALCNADCPAPPKHYSELGCKPIKDQGYDCPNRYDCTTLWKRDNQKCHFNGHSYEPGTSLSESDQALVPCSPACRCMNYSSPASFNCASNECPEFFRRKENCIYQYTKGQCCTTGPAICGKKIEELGKCYLGGKLYREGEPMFPEDNSCYKCHCKQGFDNSTVVGNPDCYEINCGIELRNAERLALGCIPVYFGNDRCCPISWRCPEDKDKIIEEGPRSAQDSKMQCKFGKLTMGVGDSISSEDKCVSCKCTIPPMAQCVQSRDC; via the exons ATGATAAAGAACGTTACCGGTGCAATTTTACTGTGCTCATTAGCTGCACTTTGCAATG CTGATTGCCCTGCTCCTCCAAAGCACTACTCAGAGTTAGGATGTAAACCAATTAAAGATCAAGGTTACGATTGCCCAAATAG ATACGACTGTACAACATTATGGAAACGTGACAATCAAAAGTGTCACTTCAATGGCCACTCTTATGAGCCTGGAACTTCACTATCCGAAAGTGACCAAGCATTGGTACCTTGCTCGCCAGCCTGTCGTTGCATGAA ctACTCCTCGCCAGCTTCCTTCAACTGTGCCAGCAACGAATGTCCGGAGTTTTTCAGACGAAAGGAAAACTGCATCTACCAGTACACCAAGGGTCAATGTTGCACCACAGGTCCCGCCATTTGTGgcaagaaaattgaagaactCGGCAAGTGCTACCTTGGGGGAAAGCTCTACCGAGAGGGTGAGCCGATGTTTCCGGAGGATAATTCCTGCTACAAGTGCCATTGCAAGCAGGGATTTGATAACAGTACCGTGGTGGGTAATCCAGACTGCTACGAAATCAACTGTGGCATTGAGTTGAGGAACGCGGAACGGTTGGCCCTTGGCTGTATTCCGGTTTACTTTGGAAACGATCGGTGCTGTCCAATTTCGTGGAGATGTC cTGAAGACAAGGATAAAATCATTGAAGAGGGCCCTCGCTCAGCCCAAGATTCAAAGATGCAGTGCAAGTTTGGCAAACTGACGATGGGCGTTGGAGATTCGATTTCCTCTGAGGACAAGTGTGTCTCGTGCAAGTGTACTATTCCACCGATGGCTCAATGTGTTCAAAGTAGGGATTGCTAA